TTTTCGGTATTGGTTTGCTGTTAGATAAAGAGGAATATAGATCTGACAATGAAACAAATTGTACTCGTTTGATTAATAGATGAAGGGTGCTTTGCATTTCATCAGGGGTAGGGTTTTCAATAGACTTCAAGGATGTGTTATttgaaaaattagatttttgatgagaatgattttttgttttataaataaatctaactaCATAACAAACAATGCGTTGTATTTTTAATAGAGAAGAATATTTCTCCAATAGACAATCCAAGAAATTAGACGGGTAGTTAGAGACAATTTAGGTTTTTCTTCAAGATCGAAGTCCTCAAATTGCTCCTTTTGTCTCGCTTTATTAAAATCGGGCCATTCATTTTGAGATAACCATAAGAAAGGAGGCGCATTCCACCACATTTCGTGCGAAAGCAATTGCGAAGGAGTTGCACCCCCTAGATGCAATGTCTGCTGCATTCAATGCAGATGGAATGTACCGCGAAGAAGTTGAAGGTATGATTTCTTGGATGTGGTTTACTCGATTGGCCACAAACGTTTTCCAACGACTAGGTGGGGATGATAACCATTTTAAAACCACTTGAGAGTCACAGAACGTAATTATCTCGGTAACTGTTAATTGACTTGAATACGTAGATAAGATAAAATCGATAAGATCACTTAAAAGATAAGCGCCGAGGAGCTCTAATCCCGCTAAGGTTTGTGTTTTGATAGGTGCAACTCTCGATTTTGCACAAGTGAGAGAGATAGATATGTGGTTTTCTTCTTCCACTCGAAAATACACAACGCATGCATATCCTCGGTTGGAAGCGTCACAAAAACCGATTAATTGACAAGAttgattttttgataatttgATTTGTCTAGGTAGAGTGCTATTAGATAATAATGGAAACTCTGAGTGAAGATTATTCCAACAATCGATAATAGCTTGGTCTGGAGTGTCATCCCAGCCAATGTTTAAAATCCAAAGCTGTTGAAGAAGAAATTTAGCTAACAAAAGTATTGGACATAAAAAACCCAAAGGATCGAAAATAGTTCCAATGATAGATAAGATAGAGCGTTTTGTAGGAGGCTTGTTTTTCATTTGACAATTATaagaaaaaatgtcatttttggggTGCCATTGCAACCCTAGGACCTTGATAAAATGTGGTTCTTCTTTATCAAAGGAAAGAGGCATTTGCCGATCAGATTCTGGCAGGGTACATAATAAATCTGGGCAGTTACTAGCCCAATTTTTAAGTTCAAACCCCCCAGATTTTAATAAGCCAATAAGTTCCTTTTGGACCGTTAACGCATGCGCAATTGAAGGACTGGTTCCTAATATGTCATCACAATAAACTGATGATTTTAAGACCTCACATGCCAAAGGAAAGCTTTCTTGTTCTTGACAAGCCAGTTCATTCAATGTGCGCATGGCCAGATAAGGTGAACATGTCATGCCAAAAGTGACAGTATTGAGCTCATATTCTGAAATAGGATCATTGGGTGAAAAGCGCCATAATATCCTTTGAAAATGACAATGTACAGGATTAACTAAAACTTGCCTGAACATTGCTTTGATGTCTGTAATATAAGCTATTGGATTTAATCGAAAAGTAAGCAATAAAGAACCGATGTCCTTTTGGAGTTTAGGGCCTGATAATAAGGTGTCATTGAGAGAAATGTTTTTGGGGCCTTTCGCTGAACAGTCCCAAACAACACGCAATTTTGTGGATACGCTCTCTGGTTTTAAGACACAATGATGCGGCAAGTAACATGATAAGATAGGTTTTTCCGAATTAGGTAAAACCAAAGACATATGATTTGTGTCTAGATACTCTTTCATGAATTCTGAATATGATGAGTAAAGATCAGGATTTTTGATAAGACGATTTTCGAGAAGAAAAAACCTGCGAAGTGACTGAGAATAGGTATTTCCTAGATCAGGGATAATTTCATTTTTGAAAGGTAAGTCTACCATAAACCTACCTGTCGAAAGACGCTACACAGCCGATTTAAAAATAGATTCTGCTTGTTGATCCTCAGATGATAATATTTGTAAAGAAGGGGTTTTTTCCACCTCCCAGAATTTGGCAATGATATTTTCTATGGACGGTGAGGAGTTAGTGAGATAACAGTTTGTTTGTGATAAACTACCAAGATTTTCGTCAATTTTACCCATGATTACCCAGCCGAAAATTGTCTCAAGGGCAGAAGGTTGGCCTTCTGGACCTTCCAGTTTATCTCCTGTAAGAAAGTTTACAAAATACTCACAGCCAAGGAGGACATCTATAGGTTTAGATTCAAAATAATTAAGAACAGctaactttaaattttttaaatgttcccACGGACCGCAAGTATAAGTAAATGAAGGCGCTCTTGCCGAAATGGTATCTACAACAACGGCCTGAAAATTAAATAAGGGACTGATCTGATTTTGAGGCTTAATCTGACACTGAACGAGTCCCTTTGAGATAGATGATGACATTTGATTTATGCCGCCAATTTCAGTGGAATAGTTGTATCTAGGTAAGTTTAGACGATTCAAACACTTCTCAGTGATATAACTTACTTCAGAACAACAGTCCATAATGCCCTTATTGGTTTAAAATTACCATACTTATCTCTGATATCTATGACAGCTGAACCAAGCAAGAATTTTCCAGTTAAGGTAGAAAAAGTGTGATAAGTAGTAGATGTGTGTGGTTGATTATTTTGCACCACATTTTCTGTGCTTGACATCTGAATATATggattagtttctgagatatgtAAAAGTGAGTAATGCCATTTTGACGAACAAGTTTTACAAGAATATTTTGATGAACAGGAATCCACTGTATGAGAATGATGAAGACACGCTAAACAAAGCTGTTTTTGTTTAACGAATGATAAGCGATTAGTTGGGGATAAATCTAggaattttttgcattttgaaagCACGTGACCCGATTCGCCGCACTGAAAACAGCTGATAGTGTGATTTTTGGTATTTTCAGTGTTAGTCAACGCAGAAAAAGTTTGATTTAATTTGAAAGGTTGTTTTTGAGATTTCTGATAattgttttgattattttgagAAGAATTTTGATTTGTTGATTTAGATGGTTTGTTAGAATGTAAATGTTGGACTGATTCTAAGGCCTTACATTTATTTTCTAGAAATTTATAGAGTGAATCATAGGTATGAAAGGAAACTGAGGTATGTGCCATTTCAAAATCAGTGCGTGTGTTGACATCCAATTTTTCGGCCAATATAAAGTATTTTATATAATCGTAATAGTCAGGGAGCTGAAGGGAATTTAAGATTTCGATAGATTCTGAATATTTATCTAGCAATGATCATAATTCTTTGGGCGAATCATTTTTTAAACCACTTTTTAGCATAGTACCAATAGAATTATCAGCAATAAGCCTTTTGTTCTGATATCTGTTTACTAATTTATCATAACAAATTTGATAATTATCTGATGTGATTTGAATACCCGAAAGCAATTTTAAGGGCTCCCCTTCAAGGTAAGATAGTAAATATTGCAATTTTCTGACGTTAGATGTAATGTTTTGATTATTGTGAACAAGATTATTAAAGAGCTCAAAAAATGTAGGCCACAGATTTCTATCTCCTCTGAAAGTAGGTATTCCCAATTCCTTCAAATGAGGGGCGGATTCAGCACGCACATAATCCGCATTACTCGAAGAACTGGTATCTGGAAACAGCTTGGAGAACGCTATTTTGCAGGAATAATAGTACTTTTGGACTTCCGACCTTATTTTATCCTGGGCTTTAAATTCGTCCTCCTCCTTTTCGTCTATTTCCATGATGACCTCGTTGTGAGCCTCCCCAAAGCTTTCGTAAATATTTTCCAAGTCAAGAAATCTTACATGAAACTGTTCCTTTGCTTGTGCATCGGTGGAGGCTTGTTGAGAAAAAACATAACACTCTGTAATCGTGTTTGTGTAATTATCCCGTTTTCTTACGGCTTTTTTCAGAGACATTCTGATACGATTTGATTTTAATAGattttaaagataataaaaatgattttaaagataaagataatatattaaagataaaataacGATAAATATTACACTAGATATGAATGATATGTGATAGATAATTGATAATTGTATAATATTTAATCGCTATGATCGAACATTGActgattttataattttaattagtTAAATATTACCTACACTAGATGTGATAGataattgatattataatatttaacCGCTATGATTGAAAATTAATTGATTTTATGTGATTTTAATGGATATTCGATATAAATGGTCTAATTTACAAAAAACTTGAAAACATTTAATGATAGGCAGATACGATagattatttttagaatataaacaaatattataGGTACTAGTGCGATGCTCGATTTGAGTAGTTTGGGCACTTATGATTTTTACTGACCGGCGAATACTAAATATATCGATCGCTAGCGATGAATGGAAAAGTGGCTGATACGAGTTGCTTCTGACTGTATACCCacgtttgaatttaaaaattatttaattaaaattagaGGGTTGAAAATATACGGTTAGAAGGGCCATAAATATTAACGCAATGATGAATTTGATTGTGGACTGTAAATTTTAGGTCTGCTATTGGTATTTCCTTGCACTAACATCCAAAattcgatatatatatatatatatatatatatatatatatatatatatatatatatacatattaacCAGCAATAGGAAGCCAAAATGTGAACATTCTACGGCTTATTCACAGCCCTCCAGCCTTTTCGAAGCCCGATTTTGGGCTTCGTATGGTTTTCTTGTCGTTCTTAGACTTACAGGGGGAAGGGGAAGGAGCTGGTCGAACACACACATGTATTGGGGGGCTACTAATAGCTTGCCGTCTTTAAGTTGCTTAAAGTTCGCATATATAATGAGTAAATACTAGAAAACCTGCAATTTTTCGGGCTTCATAATGATGGAATTTATATCTATATATACACCATTTAGTGCAAGCTTTTGCCGCGGAGTCGCTGTTGTAGTCGGTGTATATGTTTTTATACAGATTTATGTTGTAAGCATTTTACGAAGCCCTAAAAAAGGCAACATCGCAATATCATATGTTTTAATTTTACATCTTAAAGATAACAAATCTGTGATTATACATTGTGTTTGATTGAATACGTTGTGCGGGCCTTATGCGTCCCCAATGAAGTGTTCGCAATGAATAGTAGCAATGGTAAATGCCAGTCATGAAGATGAAATCAGGACAAATGGAAGTGAGGtgagtatattttttaaatagataaattcaataaatttcacATAAACCACCCCTATGACTCCGCTTTACAGTCGAAATTTATAATTAATTACATCTCATAGCCCATCTAATTTAAGTGTACCTGCATAACTATTGCAAAATTTGCTACCACAATTTAAGTGAAAATCAGACTGGTTAACTCGACAAGATTAAATCCACAGGTTTTAAAACTACTTTTTCTAAGATCGATTCGTGGATTTATATCACATTACTTGCACATATTTATACAAATAAGTACTATTTTTAAAAGGATAACAAATATAGGTCCTATTTTGTGTTGTAGAGGCTGGTAAAATCCGAATTGGACAAGCTTTGTTAGAGAAGGTCCCCGTTTTCTTTCAAATTTATGACAgtagaatagaaaaattatattaaaaattcaaatatatttcaTTTGCTTTTTTTTATATCAAGATTAATGTAATTAGAGATCGTAAACAGAATATTTTAGTTAGGTCAACCGGAGGATAAACTCACTTAAACATGAGGTTTCAGATTAATGTGTAGGAGTGCTAACATAAGTGCACTTAAGTTAAAAGTTAatctaattttttatatttacttcataaATGTACATATCTTTTGAAGAAAACACCCGAAACATACCCGAATCTTCATCATGTTTTTGAAAATAAGTTGAAAATATTTGTAATTgaattctttcaaaaataagtgaaaattaagCACtatcgttttatttttttttcaatcatatagttttgaaaaatttgacTTTTTAATTCATTTTTTGATGTAGCGGCTAAAAAGCTAAAAATCTGGACGATTTGCATGATCAACATCTTCATTACAAAATAGGAACTAGCTTTTAACTACAAACGTATGTTTttacaattataattattattcatTGGTCTCAAGCACCCAATCTGATTCAATTAAACTAATGGCATTTCTGGAATCAacaaatgattttattttaaGGCAAGCGGTTTTAAAATCTCTTTTTCTAGTTCTTTAAAACCagtgtaataaaaaatatattaactaaGCGCGGACCACCGACTTATGCAAGGTATTTgcggttttttttatttatttaagggTTATtgtttatcaaaaaataaactttcttgtCTATAGCTGTATCAAATTCTCTTTTCATTTTTCAGATCcgaaaataacaagttttttttaaatataatgtaTTAGAATATTCGAATAAAATTCGGTATGCATTTGTTGCGCAAGCCTCTGTTCTAGCCGGTATATAAACCGGATGTATTACCCAGACCCAGATATATGCTGTACGCATTTTACGAAGCCCTAAATCTGTTACGTAGTAACACAAcatgttttcatttttctcgATAAAGATCTTAGATCATTTGTTTAATATCACCTTCTAATGAATAGGTTGTGCCGGCATAACGAGATGAAGCGATCTCAAAGAATGGTAGCGATGGCCAAAATAAATGCCAATCAAAACGTCATTAATGAAAATGAGGTACGGACATTTTTTTAGAATTGATCAAAAATTCACTACCTGTGAAATATTCACtgtgaaaaaatcttaaatttactattatgttaatattaaaaaaataaacggTGAATGGTAAACTGGTAATGAGATTTTATATAAGTAAGTAGTTGCTAGTAGCAACTAGGCATCTtgttaatatataatttttatttcaattatttaaaaaatcaaaataaataattaaacgtcttctataaatacattaattaatattgacaatttaattaaataagttaattattatttttatctatGAATATGATGCAAATAGAAAATTGCACTAAAGTAAAAATACAATAAGAATAAGGttaattattctattttattattatatttgaagacacaagtgcatgaagggtGTATGtgacaattttttcaaaatatgttttttatgttaaaagtacATTGTTCGACCCTAGAAATTTTTCAAACAAGTCaacgttttaaaattaatattttctagAGTGTATAGGATCTATGTACACAGTAACTTTTTAAAATGTAAGTGGATAAAGGACCTATGTACACAatgtatatacagtgatgagcgagctaataaccggcaaaatagcgcacaaaatggaaaacatactaaattgtgagataaaaaaaataaagctagtcgagctgggatatttagcgatattaacctatacatttacattatattgattgtttccaacctttacacgtatcagaggagtatgtcaactaaaactgtaactgtgacagtgacatttctcaaactcgtccgatacgtttaaaggtgggaaacaatcaatataatgtcaatctataagttactatcgctaaatttaacacctccattAGAGTTCGTCTCTTTTTaactcacaacttaatatgtttttcatcttttgcgctattttgccggttattagtacGCCCATCACTGTATAAaacatatataataaattattattttaaatattgttaacaaatatattagttttaggaCTACATATTCTATAAATTTAGTATATTTTGATCTGATAGTAAAAAAATTCTAGTATAAAAATTTTAACatcatttttctcaataacttaAAAGTGTGACATAGacccttcatgcacttgtgtctatttattttgatatagttatttaaacactttaaaaagctATAAGGAAGTTTCCCCAAgaagtgcatcattttttggttatttcacgttgaaatattcgctttgacatttgacgaatatgaacctatttttcattacctacaactttgcttctactgggtctagagtcTAGAGAGTTCATACTTTCATagaccatttttttcaattatttataagctttatttttactaagaatgttttttcgatgaaatacttcatttttaagttatttgccaaaaaccgtctaaaaatgttatttttttgttgaacagtGAACATATTATTTTCTCGcacataactcgaaaagtattaacttcgtgaaaaaatgctatagaatagaacaaaagttacttataattagtcagtttatccatttctggatttattttaaacgtatatttttcaaccccgagaagaggtgaaactcacccacaggtcaaaagcacacattggcacaatatacAAAGGAAGTGCTA
The window above is part of the Diabrotica virgifera virgifera chromosome 2, PGI_DIABVI_V3a genome. Proteins encoded here:
- the LOC126880766 gene encoding uncharacterized protein LOC126880766 — encoded protein: MDCCSEVSYITEKCLNRLNLPRYNYSTEIGGINQMSSSISKGLVQCQIKPQNQISPLFNFQAVVVDTISARAPSFTYTCGPWEHLKNLKLAVLNYFESKPIDVLLGCEYFVNFLTGDKLEGPEGQPSALETIFGWVIMGKIDENLGSLSQTNCYLTNSSPSIENIIAKFWEVEKTPSLQILSSEDQQAESIFKSAV